One stretch of Methanoregula sp. DNA includes these proteins:
- a CDS encoding cupin domain-containing protein has protein sequence MEPNQLSDRHATVVVPGQTVTLESLPWNPHPKFAGVFLRHLVTGKDTGGRMSLHHVRIDPGCAIGDHTHAGQVEIHDVLRGAGACTLAGTKIPYIPGVVGIMPSDQVHRVEAGDKGLLLLATFSPPLV, from the coding sequence TTGGAACCAAACCAATTATCAGACCGGCACGCCACGGTAGTCGTGCCCGGACAGACAGTCACGCTGGAATCCCTGCCGTGGAATCCGCACCCGAAGTTTGCCGGGGTCTTTCTCCGGCACCTGGTGACAGGAAAAGATACCGGGGGGCGTATGAGCCTGCATCACGTACGAATTGATCCCGGCTGTGCCATTGGTGATCACACGCATGCCGGTCAGGTTGAGATCCATGATGTGCTGAGAGGTGCCGGGGCCTGCACGCTTGCCGGAACAAAGATTCCCTACATCCCCGGTGTTGTCGGGATCATGCCCTCTGATCAGGTGCACCGCGTCGAGGCCGGAGACAAAGGGTTGCTCCTGCTGGCGACATTCTCGCCCCCGCTCGTGTGA
- a CDS encoding putative zinc-binding protein: protein MTEKSTCSCGANEPKRIIFPCAGQANVGQLTNLAALQLTEEGYGSIACASLLAIGAESLVANAMNADEVVILDGCPMLCAKKIAGAQGVAAGQHLVVTELGITKGPSKSYTNDDIEKIAAACWKGEGRTKKTATPDKKAGGKDSGCGCGCGGTC, encoded by the coding sequence ATGACAGAAAAATCCACATGTTCATGCGGAGCAAACGAACCAAAAAGGATCATCTTTCCCTGTGCCGGGCAGGCAAATGTCGGACAACTGACCAACCTCGCGGCTCTCCAGCTGACGGAGGAAGGGTACGGGAGCATCGCCTGCGCTTCACTGCTCGCGATCGGTGCGGAAAGCCTTGTCGCCAACGCGATGAATGCCGATGAAGTCGTCATCCTCGATGGCTGCCCGATGCTGTGCGCAAAGAAGATTGCCGGTGCACAGGGAGTTGCAGCAGGACAGCACCTTGTCGTGACCGAACTCGGCATCACCAAAGGACCATCGAAATCCTACACGAACGACGATATCGAGAAGATCGCTGCTGCGTGCTGGAAGGGTGAAGGCCGGACGAAAAAGACTGCAACCCCGGACAAGAAGGCCGGCGGGAAAGACAGTGGGTGCGGTTGCGGGTGCGGCGGGACCTGCTGA
- a CDS encoding putative zinc-binding protein: MTYALVTCSGISNTGRLTTQAAHLLLQRKPGQYVWMHAKQSAATLEAEIGDAEQVIVIDGCTDCCATKKLSASHLAPHHHIIATELGIEKKGMGEVQYDEIERVVAAVDQKITGG, encoded by the coding sequence GTGACCTACGCACTCGTAACCTGTTCCGGCATATCGAATACCGGGAGACTTACAACACAGGCAGCCCACCTCCTGCTTCAGCGAAAGCCGGGGCAGTACGTGTGGATGCATGCCAAGCAGTCTGCTGCGACGCTGGAAGCGGAGATCGGGGACGCGGAACAGGTAATCGTGATCGACGGCTGCACGGATTGCTGTGCGACGAAGAAACTTTCAGCCTCCCACCTCGCGCCCCATCATCACATCATCGCGACCGAACTCGGCATCGAGAAGAAGGGGATGGGCGAGGTGCAGTACGATGAGATCGAGAGAGTTGTTGCGGCTGTTGATCAGAAAATAACCGGAGGATAA
- a CDS encoding permease — MQDYLQLFADWVTYTILGLVQGSPLASSVNFFVYDSIKVTLLLAVIVFAVGIVRTYITPQKVKKWVAGRTEGVGNVIAALLGIPTPFCSCSAVPLFIGFVESGVPLGITFSFLIASPLINEVAAAMLLAMFGWQIALIYIVSGLIIAIVAGIIIGRLHLEGEVEEFVYKCKLHEQAEKEMTGRERLIFARNESRDITLKVLPYILIGIAIGAVIHGYAPADFLVNIAGPDNPLAVPIAVLIGIPLYSNAAGMIPIMEVLTAKGMAMGTALAFMMAVIGLSLPEMIILRKVIKIKLLLVFAGILFVSFTLTGYLFNAILG; from the coding sequence ATGCAGGATTATTTACAACTATTCGCCGATTGGGTGACATACACGATCCTCGGACTTGTGCAAGGCTCTCCCCTCGCATCATCGGTGAACTTCTTTGTCTACGATTCGATCAAGGTAACGCTCCTTCTTGCTGTGATCGTCTTTGCGGTCGGCATTGTCCGCACGTATATCACCCCGCAAAAAGTGAAGAAATGGGTAGCGGGACGCACCGAAGGGGTGGGTAACGTGATTGCCGCCCTTCTCGGCATCCCCACGCCGTTCTGCTCCTGCTCGGCGGTGCCGCTCTTCATCGGCTTTGTGGAGTCCGGCGTACCGCTCGGCATCACGTTCTCGTTCCTCATTGCCTCCCCGCTGATCAACGAGGTCGCTGCTGCCATGCTCCTTGCCATGTTCGGCTGGCAGATTGCGCTTATCTATATCGTCTCCGGTCTCATCATCGCGATCGTAGCCGGCATCATCATCGGGCGCCTCCACCTTGAAGGCGAGGTCGAGGAATTTGTCTACAAGTGCAAATTGCACGAGCAGGCAGAAAAGGAGATGACCGGGAGGGAACGGCTCATCTTTGCCAGAAACGAATCCCGGGATATCACGTTAAAGGTGCTGCCTTACATCCTCATCGGGATTGCCATCGGGGCGGTCATCCACGGGTACGCCCCGGCAGATTTCCTCGTCAATATCGCAGGACCGGATAATCCGCTCGCGGTTCCCATAGCAGTGCTGATCGGCATTCCGCTTTACTCGAATGCAGCAGGAATGATCCCGATCATGGAGGTGCTCACCGCAAAAGGCATGGCTATGGGTACCGCCCTTGCGTTCATGATGGCTGTTATCGGGCTCTCGCTTCCCGAGATGATCATCCTGCGGAAAGTGATAAAGATCAAACTGCTCCTGGTTTTTGCCGGCATCCTGTTCGTCTCGTTCACGCTGACGGGGTATTTGTTTAATGCAATACTGGGATAA
- a CDS encoding ferredoxin-thioredoxin reductase catalytic domain-containing protein, translating into MRAWAEEYAKENGWVLNPDKKVLDTIIRGLARNERKFGERYCPCRLRSRDVEKDRAIICPCIYHRDEIAKDGHCHCLLYFRKDAAELMTGGK; encoded by the coding sequence ATCCGTGCGTGGGCTGAAGAGTACGCAAAAGAGAATGGCTGGGTGCTGAACCCGGACAAAAAAGTACTCGATACGATAATCCGGGGGCTCGCACGCAACGAGCGGAAGTTCGGCGAGCGGTACTGCCCGTGCCGGCTCCGGTCCAGGGATGTGGAGAAGGACCGGGCGATCATCTGCCCGTGCATCTACCACCGGGATGAGATCGCGAAAGACGGGCACTGCCACTGCCTGCTCTACTTCCGTAAAGATGCCGCAGAGTTGATGACGGGGGGAAAATAA
- a CDS encoding thioredoxin family protein, whose amino-acid sequence MTKIEILGTGCAKCRRLFANAEQAVKELKITAEIVKVDDLVEIVGRGVMLPPALSINGEVRAEGRVPDVNEIKKILTE is encoded by the coding sequence ATGACAAAAATTGAAATTCTCGGAACCGGCTGTGCAAAGTGCAGGCGTCTCTTTGCCAATGCCGAACAGGCAGTAAAGGAGCTGAAGATCACGGCAGAGATCGTCAAAGTGGACGACCTTGTCGAAATTGTCGGGCGTGGTGTCATGCTCCCGCCGGCACTCTCCATTAACGGTGAAGTGCGGGCGGAAGGCCGGGTGCCTGATGTGAATGAGATCAAGAAAATATTAACGGAGTGA
- a CDS encoding C-GCAxxG-C-C family protein: MTKSNDALTSFKSGFTCSSAVFSAFSDELGLDGDTAKKIACGFGAGISRTGNICGAVSGAIMVIGLKYGKTLEGDDAATEKTRALVRQFIHEFIEKNGSINCTELLGYDLSDPKAFSAARDSGLFWTKCPALVRDSTGILEKIL, from the coding sequence GTGACAAAATCCAATGATGCGCTGACCAGTTTTAAGAGCGGGTTCACGTGCTCCTCAGCAGTGTTCTCCGCTTTCTCTGACGAACTGGGGCTGGACGGGGATACTGCAAAAAAGATTGCCTGCGGTTTTGGTGCCGGAATCTCAAGGACCGGCAATATCTGTGGTGCCGTATCCGGGGCGATCATGGTCATTGGCCTTAAATATGGCAAGACTCTGGAGGGCGATGATGCCGCAACCGAGAAGACGCGGGCACTGGTCCGGCAATTTATCCATGAGTTTATCGAAAAGAACGGCTCGATCAACTGCACGGAACTGCTCGGCTATGATCTGAGTGATCCGAAAGCGTTCTCTGCGGCCAGGGACAGTGGCCTGTTCTGGACGAAATGCCCGGCACTTGTACGGGATTCTACCGGAATCCTTGAAAAAATACTATGA